One segment of Panicum virgatum strain AP13 chromosome 1K, P.virgatum_v5, whole genome shotgun sequence DNA contains the following:
- the LOC120657495 gene encoding growth-regulating factor 10-like: protein MADDKETDPPQPPAKLPRLSGADTSGGEVTMAASSPLVLGLGLGLGAGGGGGERDAEAASAASMAAAKRASALTFMQQQELEHQVLIYRYFAAGAPVPVHLVLPIWKSVAASSFGPQRFPSLMGLGSLCFDYRSSMEPEPGRCRRTDGKKWRCSRDVVPGHKYCERHVHRGRGRSRKPVEAASAAAPTPTAAAAAVSSTSSRGGAPVRHHGGAGAAPHAHGLGFSPTSILLAPSAARAT from the exons ATGGCCGACGACAAGGAGACCgacccgccgcagccgccggccaAGCTGCCCCGCCTCTCCGGCGCCGACACGAGCGGCG GGGAGGTGACCATGGCGGCCTCGTCGCCGCTGGTTCTCGGGCTGGGGCTGGGCCTcggcgcgggcgggggcggcggcgagcgcgacgcaGAGGCGGCGTCCGCGGCCTCGATGGCGGCGGCCAAGAGGGCGTCGGCGCTGACGTTCATGCAGCAGCAGGAGCTGGAGCACCAGGTGCTCATCTACCGCTACTTCGCCGCGGGCGCGCCCGTGCCGGTGCACCTCGTGCTCCCCATCTGGAAGAgcgtcgccgcctcctccttcgGCCCGCAGCGCTTCCCCTCCC TGATGGGGCTGGGGAGCCTGTGCTTCGACTACCGCAGCAGCATGGAGCCGGAGCCCGGGCGGTGCCGGCGCACGGACGGCAAGAAGTGGCGGTGCTCCCGCGACGTGGTGCCGGGCCACAAGTACTGCGAGCGGCACGTccaccgcggccgcggccgttcAAGAAAGCCTGTGGAAGCCGCCTCCGCAGCCGCCCCGACGCCgacagcggccgccgccgccgtcagcagcaccagcagccgcggcggcgcccccgtccgccaccacggcggcgcgggcgcggccccgCACGCGCACGGGCTCGGCTTCTCCCCCACCAGCATCCTCCTCGCCCCCAGCGCCGCGCGTGCCACGTGA
- the LOC120712571 gene encoding pentatricopeptide repeat-containing protein At1g74900, mitochondrial-like — MPPPPPTSAAATTPAPPTKPPLCPRQIAALVLNHPSSTLTAASARSLSASLLAAAPAPALPIPAPVANAVLKLLWHHAPRALLFFHALLRLPPGARELSPCTVDLALDLAARLRPPRQLTSSVLALFPRHGLAFTPRTFPILFERFAVSQRRPDLAVRLFLSLHRSHGVAQDLPLFNSLLDALVKSRHAGKAASLVRALERRFPPDAVTYNTLADGWCRVKDTSRALDILRLMVESGIAPTKATYNIILKGFFRSGQLQHAWDFFLQMKKRGITDENCKPDVVSYTTVLHGLGVSGQLDKARKVFDEMSKEGCVPSTATYNALIQVICKKGNVADAVAVFDEMIGKGYIPNVVTYTVLIRGLCHAAKIDRAMKLLERMKSEGCEPNVQTYNVLISYSFEEGEIEKALDLFERMSKGMECLPNQDTYNIIISAMFVRKRAEDMAVAASMVVDMVDRGYLPRRFMFNRVLNGLMLTGNQELSRELLRMQEKYARLRREIRL, encoded by the coding sequence atgccgccgccgcccccaaccTCCGCCGCAGCCACCACGCCGGCACCGCCAACCAAACCACCCCTGTGCCCGCGCCAGATCGCCGCGCTAGTCCTGAACCACCCGTCCTCCACGCTGACCGCCGCGTCGGCGCGCTCCCTCTCGGcgtccctcctcgccgccgcgcccgcgcccgcgctccCGATCCCGGCCCCCGTCGCCAACGCCGTCCTCAAGCTCCTGTGGCACCACGCTCCGCGCGCCTTGCTCTTCTTCCACGCCCTGCTCCGCCTCCCGCCAGGCGCGCGCGAGCTCTCCCCGTGCACCGTCGATCTCGCGCTCGACCTCGCTGCGCGCCTGCGCCCCCCGCGCCAGCTCACGAGCTCCGTCCTCGCGCTCTTCCCGCGCCACGGGCTCGCCTTCACCCCGCGCACGTTCCCGATCCTGTTTGAGCGGTTTGCGGTGTCGCAGCGCCGCCCCGACCTCGCCGTCCGGCTCTTCCTCTCGCTCCACCGCTCCCACGGCGTCGCGCAGGACCTCCCGCTCTTCAACTCCCTCCTCGACGCCCTCGTCAAGTCGCGGCACGCCGGCAAGGCCGCCTCCCTCGTCCGTGCCCTCGAGCGGCGGTTCCCCCCTGACGCGGTCACGTACAACACCCTCGCCGACGGATGGTGCCGCGTCAAGGACACCTCCCGTGCGCTCGACATCCTGCGGCTGATGGTTGAGTCAGGGATTGCCCCAACGAAAGCCACATATAACATTATCCTCAAAGGCTTCTTCCGTTCTGGACAGCTGCAGCATGCATGGGACTTCTTCCTCCAGATGAAGAAGAGAGGCATCACCGACGAGAACTGTAAGCCTGACGTCGTGTCGTACACCACCGTACTGCATGGGTTGGGTGTATCCGGGCAGCTGGACAAAGCTCGCAAAGTGTTTGACGAAATGTCTAAAGAAGGATGTGTACCATCAACAGCGACTTATAATGCTTTAATTCAGGTAATCTGTAAGAAGGGCAACGTGGCGGATGCTGTGGCAGTCTTTGATGAGATGATTGGAAAAGGTTATATTCCAAATGTGGTTACCTACACCGTCTTGATCCGAGGCCTCTGCCATGCCGCGAAGATTGATCGAGCTATGAAGCTTTTGGAGAGGATGAAGAGCGAAGGTTGCGAACCTAATGTTCAGACATATAATGTCCTTATAAGTTATTCATTTGAGGAAGGGGAAATCGAGAAGGCTTTAGATTTATTTGAGAGAATGAGCAAGGGTATGGAGTGCTTACCCAATCAAGATACATATAATATTATAATAAGTGCAATGTTTGTGCGTAAGAGAGCAGAGGACATGGCAGTGGCTGCAAGTATGGTGGTGGACATGGTTGATAGAGGCTACTTGCCTAGGAGGTTTATGTTCAATCGTGTACTGAATGGATTAATGCTGACTGGGAATCAAGAGCTTTCAAGGGAGCTCTTGAGGATGCAGGAGAAATATGCACGCTTGCGACGAGAAATAAGATTGTAA
- the LOC120712578 gene encoding rho GTPase-activating protein 5-like, giving the protein MALSSEIRFGRQIPLPRSDTDCYEEEEEEEEEEEEEEEEEEEEEEEEEFEGEEEMDDVTVSSPLMLPATAARGGVSVVEMVAGALRRSLMLCSSSGTAVREAAPEEDGAAGAGMQIGGPTDVRHVSHVTFDRFVGFLGLPADLEPDVPRPVPSASVSVFGVSPTSMQCSYDRRGNSVPTILLTMQRKLYSLGGLQAEGIFRINADNSQELYVRDQLNRGVVPDGIDLHCLAGLIKAWFRELPSGVLDSLTPEQVMHCNTEEECGHLASTLPPVEAALLEWAINLMADVVENERFNKMNARNIAMVFAPNMTKMADPLTALIHAVQVMNFLKTLILKTVNEREEAATVARAFPSSSGSPSDKDEPQTLEHSDMPSICSSQRNADSPIIDGGKLDQFLFRVEEALHHETQVSTGGAKNHGGSRGNEKSNGEMSPLDTDLSSQNEFSNNNEEGLFDRFKFRKGVGRLCRHPVFQFSRSMKKADEAEQACV; this is encoded by the exons ATGGCGCTGTCGTCCGAGATCCGCTTCGGCCGCCAGATCCCCCTCCCCCGCTCCGACACCGACTGctacgaggaggaggaggaagaagaagaagaagaggaggaggaggaggaggaggaggaggaagaggaagaggaagaggagtttgagggggaggaggagatggaTGACGTGACGGTCTCGTCGCCGCTGATgctgccggcgacggcggcgaggggaggggTGTCCGTGGTGGAGATGGTGGCGGGGGCGCTGCGGAGGTCGCTCATGctctgcagcagcagcggcaccgCCGTGCGcgaggcggcgccggaggaggacggggcggcgggcgcggggatGCAGATAGGGGGGCCAACGGACGTGCGCCACGTCTCGCACGTCACCTTCGACCGCTTCGTCGGCTTCCTCGGCCTCCCCGCCGACCTCGAGCCCGACGTGCCCCGCCCCGTGCCGAGCGCCAG TGTAAGTGTATTTGGAGTTTCTCCAACTTCCATGCAATGCTCGTATGATAGAAGAGGAAACAGTGTGCCAACAATACTTTTGACCATGCAAAGGAAGTTATATTCACTTGGGGGTCTTCAG GCTGAAGGGATATTCAGGATAAATGCAGACAATAGCCAGGAACTATATGTGAGGGATCAACTAAATAGGGGAGTTGTTCCAGATGGTATTGACTTGCACTGCCTTGCCGGACTGATAAAG GCATGGTTTCGGGAACTTCCAAGTGGAGTATTGGACTCGTTAACTCCAGAACAAGTGATGCACTGCAACACTGAAGAAGAATGTGGCCATCTTGCGAGTACACTACCTCCTGTGGAAGCAGCACTACTTGAATGGGCCATCAATCTGATGGCAGATGTTGTGGAAAACGAAAGGTTCAACAAGATGAATGCTCGCAACATCGCTATGGTTTTTGCACCAAATATGACCAAG ATGGCGGACCCCTTGACAGCTTTGATACATGCAGTCCAAGTGATGAATTTCCTAAAGACATTGATCTTGAAGACTGTAAATGAAAGGGAGGAGGCAGCCACAGTAGCCAGGGCATTCCCGTCCAGCTCTGGTTCCCCAAGTGACAAAGATGAACCTCAAACTTTAGAGCATTCGGACATGCCCTCCATCTGTTCAAGCCAGCGAAATGCAGATTCCCCTATAATTGATGGAGGTAAGCTTGATCAGTTCCTTTTTAGAGTGGAAGAAGCTCTTCATCATGAGACGCAAGTTAGCACAGGTGGAGCCAAGAATCATGGCGGTAGTAGGGGCAACGAGAAAAGCAACGGTGAGATGTCTCCCTTGGACACTGATTTGAGCAGCCAAAACGAGTTCAGTAACAACAACGAGGAAGGTCTCTTTGACAGATTTAAATTTAGGAAAGGAGTAGGGAGGCTCTGCAGACACCCTGTATTTCAGTTCAGTAGGTCCATGAAGAAGGCCGATGAAGCAGAGCAAGCTTGTGTATGA
- the LOC120657503 gene encoding transcription repressor OFP8-like, whose translation MKSPAVPAKRRHGGGGSGFALGCGCKDAKSVSVSVSSSASPSATTGTSTTATAVTTTRRRCAGAYPWASTTTTDTLTTLTSAASSSSLWEDAVAELGYKDGSCGMLPESSVAAPSFSGLLRELSELERTVASWGARKGHRREEKLSPPPPRHEQRKAKSDGKAGDLGAAKEGLFGDADGVGGKGLEGSVAVVKQSDDPLADFRRSMLQMIVENGIVAGDDLREMLRRFLTLNAPHHHDAILRAFAEIWDDVFVAASLDCATPGRAASAPRREPGRLPVPMTPPRHRRSPPAWRV comes from the coding sequence ATGAAGAGCCCCGCCGTTCCGGCCAAgaggcgccacggcggcggcggctcggggtTCGCGCTCGGGTGCGGCTGCAAGGACGCCAAAAGCGTGTCGGTGTCCGTGTCCTCGTCCGCGTCGCCGTCCGCGACGACGGGGACGtccacgacggcgacggcggtgacGACGACGCGCCGGAGGTGCGCCGGGGCGTACCCGTGGGCGTCCACGACGACGACGGACACGCTGACGACCCTGACGTCCGCGGCGTCGTCGTCATCCCTCTGGGAGGACGCCGTGGCGGAGCTGGGGTACAAGGACGGCAGCTGCGGGATGCTGCCGGAGAGCTCCGTCGCCGCGCCGAGCTTCTCCGGCCTGCTGCGCGAGCTCAGCGAGCTGGAGCGGACCGTCGCGTCGTGGGGCGCGCGGAAGGGCCACCGCCGCGAGGAGAAgctatcgccgccgccgccgcggcatgaGCAGAGGAAAGCCAAGAGCGACGGCAAGGCGGGCGACCTGGGGGCTGCCAAAGAGGGCCTCTTCGGCGACGCGGACGGCGTCGGCGGCAAGGGGCTCGAGGGCAGCGTGGCGGTGGTGAAACAGTCGGACGACCCGCTCGCCGACTTCCGCCGGTCCATGCTGCAGATGATCGTCGAGAACGGGATCGTCGCCGGCGATGACCTGCGCGAGATGCTCCGGCGGTTCCTCACCCTCAACGCGCCGCACCACCACGACGCCATCCTCCGGGCCTTCGCCGAGATCTGGGACGACGTGTtcgtcgccgcctccctcgACTGCGCCACCCCCGGccgggccgcctccgccccccGCCGCGAACCGGGCAGGCTCCCCGTGCCCAtgacgccgccgcgccaccgccgctcgccaccgGCGTGGCGCGTATAA